One Budorcas taxicolor isolate Tak-1 chromosome 6, Takin1.1, whole genome shotgun sequence DNA segment encodes these proteins:
- the LOC128049826 gene encoding RNA-binding protein 7: MGAAAAEADRTLFVGNLETKVTEELLFELFHQAGPVIKVKIPKDKDGKPKQFAFVNFKHEVSVPYAMNLLNGIKLFGRPIKIQFRAGSSHASQEVSLSYSQHHVGNSSPTSTSPSRTVDNMTPSAQTIQRSFSSSENFQRQAVMNNVLRQMSYGGKFGSPHLDQSGFSPSVQSHNHTFNQSSSSQWRQDTPSSQRKVRLNSHPYVMDRHYSREQRYSDVSDHHYRGNRDDFFYEDRNHDGWSHDYDNRRDSGRNGKWRSSRH; the protein is encoded by the coding sequence ATGGGGGCGGCGGCAGCCGAAGCGGATCGCACTCTCTTTGTGGGCAACCTTGAAACGAAAGTAACAGAGGAACTACTCTTCGAGCTTTTCCACCAGGCTGGTCCAGTAATTAAAGTGAAAATTCCAAAAGACAAGGATGGTAAACCGAAGCAGTTTGCGTTTGTGAATTTCAAACATGAAGTATCTGTTCCTTACGCCATGAATCTGCTTAATGGAATCAAACTTTTTGGAAGGCCTATCAAGATTCAGTTTAGAGCAGGAAGTAGCCATGCCTCACAGGAGGTCAGTTTGTCATATTCCCAGCATCATGTTGGAAATTCAAGCCCTACTTCCACATCTCCTAGCAGGACGGTGGATAACATGACTCCATCAGCACAGACAATTCAAAGATCTTTCTCATCTTCAGAAAATTTTCAGAGGCAAGCAGTGATGAACAATGTTTTGAGACAGATGTCATATGGAGGGAAATTTGGTTCTCCACATCTGGATCAGTCAGGATTttccccatcagttcagtcacataATCATACTTTTAACCAGTCTTCAAGCTCCCAGTGGCGCCAAGATACACCATCATCACAGAGGAAAGTCAGACTGAATTCTCATCCCTACGTGATGGATAGACATTACAGCCGTGAACAGCGTTACAGTGATGTGTCTGACCATCATTACAGAGGAAACAGGGATGATTTTTTCTATGAAGACAGGAATCACGATGGCTGGAGCCATGACTATGATAACAGAAGAGACAGTGGTAGAAATGGGAAATGGCGCTCATCTCGACACTAA